The Cucumis melo cultivar AY chromosome 5, USDA_Cmelo_AY_1.0, whole genome shotgun sequence genome has a segment encoding these proteins:
- the LOC103485863 gene encoding bidirectional sugar transporter NEC1-like, whose translation MNGLSAHQLQFIFGLLGNIISFLVFLAPMPTFWTIYKKKTSEGFQSIPYVVALMSAMLLLYYATLKTDAYLLISINSFGCVIEVIYIALYLFYAPKKQKIFTLKLFIIFNLGCSGVMVGGTMVFLHGMKRTNAVGWICAAFNLSVFASPLSIMKRVIRTKSVEYMPFSLSFFLTLSATMWFFYGFFIKDLFIALPNVVGFLLGMVQMIMYMIYKDRKGKVEEKLEEGAKFWEEDDQNLSIVKTQRETKEINMAETNHYTIHE comes from the exons ATGAATGGTTTAAGTGCTCATCAACTCCAATTCATCTTTGGTCTCTTGG GTAATATAATATCTTTCCTGGTCTTCCTAGCACCTAT GCCAACATTTTGGACAATTTACAAGAAGAAAACATCAGAAGGGTTTCAATCTATTCCATATGTGGTGGCTTTAATGAGTGCAATGTTGTTGCTTTATTATGCTACCCTTAAGACTGATGCATATTTGTTAATCAGTATCAACTCTTTTGGGTGTGTCATTGAAGTTATCTATATAGCACTCTACCTCTTTTATGCTCCTAAGAAACAAAAG aTATTTACATTGAAGCTATTCATAATATTCAACTTGGGGTGTAGTGGAGTGATGGTGGGAGGAACAATGGTTTTTCTTCATGGAATGAAACGAACAAATGCTGTTGGATGGATTTGTGCAGCCTTCAATCTTTCTGTTTTTGCTTCTCCTTTGAGCATCATG AAGAGGGTGATAAGAACAAAGAGTGTGGAGTATATGCCATTTTCCCTATCCTTTTTTCTCACACTATCAGCCACCATGTGGTTTTTCTATGGCTTCTTTATCAAAGATCTCTTCATTGCT CTACCAAATGTTGTGGGATTTCTACTAGGAATGGTCCAAATGATAATGTACATGATATACAAAGATAGAAAAGGAAAAGTTGAAGAGAAACTAGAGGAAGGAGCTAAATTTTGGGAAGAAGATGATCAAAATCTATCCATAGTCAAGACCCAAAGGGAAACAAAGGAGATTAATATGGCTGAAACCAACCATTACACAATTCATGAATAG